A window of the Helianthus annuus cultivar XRQ/B chromosome 4, HanXRQr2.0-SUNRISE, whole genome shotgun sequence genome harbors these coding sequences:
- the LOC110933361 gene encoding PKS-NRPS hybrid synthetase CHGG_01239-like, with translation MSSFWNENYFSNRYSNDTWGANDANEEEEEVVSGVPVDQKTYLPDLNETPTPPVDEPNYPAHQVYPDYGYGYESPYVQQSGYGAENAPVNEPYYPTQQSYPGYGGYGGEGGYGGYGGEETGKKNGYVIVTRRSKNIGGTNGMVWLVCDRSGEHRSKATVRKAGSKKIGCPFSLLAIRDVTNDTWELKVDNANHNHKPTTSLLGHAFVRRLTEVKYKLVEQLTAQNMEPRMIFQTLRKQFPDSLHVQKDVQNVVRKIRAALMDGKTPMQALESVLHENRFIYDTRQEPKTDVDRCDLQNKHLQHDVDRRDLQNTMWRAFPHVMLIDETYKTNIYNMPFVKVVGLTSTNKSLCIAHAVICKERRDHYVWVLERIKSMLHECMMPLVIVTDRELALINACAKVFPNASRLLCRFHIEQNICKHCKQGFNKEDWGKFMS, from the exons ATGTCATCATTTTGGAACGAGAATTATTTCAGTAATCGCTATTCTAACGACACATGGGGAGCAAATGATGCcaatgaggaggaggaggaggttgtctctggagtccctgttgatcaaaaaaCATACTTGCCAGACTTGAACGAGACTCCCactccacctgttgatgaaccaaattacCCGGCGCATCAAGTGTATCCGGATTACGGATACGGGTATGAATCTCCGTACGTGCAACAAAGTGGATACGGTGCTGAGAATGCACCTGTTAATGAACCATATTACCCGACGCAGCAATCGTATCCGGGTTATGGgggatacgggggtgaaggtggatacggtggatacgggggtgaag aaacGGGAAAGAAGAATGGTTACGTAATTGTTACCCGCCGATCGAAAAATATTGGCGGTACTAATGGGATGGTATGGCTTGTGTGCGACCGTAGTGGTGAGCACCGTAGTAAAGCAACAGTTAGGAAAGCTGGTAGCAAAAAAATCGGTTGCCCATTTTCATTACTCGCCATCCGGGACGTGACGAATGACACGTGGGAGTTAAAAGTGGACAACGCGAACCATAACCACAAACCTACGACGAGTCTGTTGGGCCACGCTTTTGTGCGAAGACTTACTGAAGTCAAATACAAGCTAGTGGAGCAGCTAactgctcaaaacatggagccacgTATGATATTTCAGACCTTAAGAAAGCAGTTCCCCGACAGCCTGCATGTTCAGAAAGACGTGCAAAATGTCGTACGAAAAATTAGAGCAGCACTGATGGACGGAAAGACTCCTATGCAGGCACTGGAAAGCGTGCTACATGAAAACCGATTCATTTACGACACCCGACAGGAACCCAAAACAGATGTTGATCGATGCGACCTACAAAACAAACATCTACAACATGATGTTGATCGACGCGACCTACAAAACActatgtggcgtgcattcccgcaCGTGATGTTGATCGACGAGACGTACAAAACAAACATCTACAACATGCCATTTGTCAAGGTTGTGGGTTTGACGTCGACCAACAAGTCTCTCTGTATCGCACATGCCGTTATTTGCAAAGAACGAAGGGATCACTATGTGTGGGTGCTTGAGCGGATCAAGTCAATGTTGCATGAATGTATGATGCCGCTTGTGATAGTCACGGATAGAGAGCTTGCCCTAATTAATGCGTGTGCTAAAGTATTCCCGAACGCATCTAGGCTTCTATGCCGGTTTCACATCGAACAAAATATATGTAAACATTGCAAGCAAGGGTTCAATAAAGAAGATTGGGGGAAATTTATGTCGTAG